A stretch of the Rosa rugosa chromosome 5, drRosRugo1.1, whole genome shotgun sequence genome encodes the following:
- the LOC133708580 gene encoding protein DETOXIFICATION 29-like: MADNRQPLLSSRDEVVPPPQHQVHDHLESLPPANPSFISSSTFNPDSDDIPPINGVRDFFREFKRESKKLWFLAGPAIFTSLCQYSLGAVTQIFAGHVGTLDLAAVSIENSVIAGFSFGVLLGMGSALETLCGQAFGAGQLDMLGIYMQRSWVILNITAVALCFLYIFAQQILYGIGQTAEISKAAGVFALYMIPQLFAYAFNFPITKFLQSQSKIMVMAVIAAVVLIIHTVFSWLLMLKLGWGLVGAAVVLNVSWWLVVLSQLGYIVAGTCGRAWTGFSWKAFHNLWEFVKLSLASAVMLCLEVWYFMALILFAGYLPNAEVSVDGLSICMNILGWTVMVSLGMNAAISVRVSNELGGGHPRTAKFSLVVAVISSFFVGVLISVILIIFRNQYPALFSSDSEVQALVKQLTPLLATCIVINNIQPVLSGVAIGAGWQAVVAYVNIACYYVVGVPLGLLFGYYFDWGVEGIWSGMLIGTCIQTIVLFIMIYRTNWSKEASIAEDRIKKWGGQSDNPIDKESNIATT; the protein is encoded by the exons ATGGCGGACAATAGGCAGCCACTTCTGTCCTCGAGAGACGAGGTGGTGCCACCTCCTCAACATCAGGTGCATGACCACCTAGAGTCCCTCCCACCCGCAAACCCTTCTTTCATTTCTAGCAGCACCTTCAATCCCGACTCCGATGACATCCCTCCCATCAATGGCGTCCGCGACTTCTTCCGAGAGTTCAAGCGGGAATCCAAGAAGCTCTGGTTTCTTGCCGGCCCCGCCATCTTCACTTCCCTATGCCAGTACTCTCTCGGCGCCGTCACCCAAATCTTCGCCGGCCACGTCGGCACTCTAGACCTGGCCGCCGTCTCCATCGAAAACTCAGTCATCGCCGGATTCTCCTTCGGCGTTTTG CTTGGAATGGGGAGTGCGCTCGAGACGCTATGCGGGCAAGCGTTCGGGGCCGGACAGTTGGACATGTTAGGAATCTACATGCAGCGTTCGTGGGTGATCCTCAACATAACCGCCGTAGCGTTGTGCTTTCTCTACATATTTGCTCAGCAGATTCTGTACGGAATAGGGCAGACGGCGGAGATATCAAAGGCGGCGGGGGTGTTCGCTCTCTATATGATTCCACAGCTGTTCGCGTACGCGTTTAACTTTCCGATAACCAAGTTTCTGCAGTCGCAGAGCAAGatcatggtgatggcggtgATCGCGGCGGTGGTGCTGATCATACACACAGTGTTCAGCTGGCTGCTGATGTTGAAGCTCGGGTGGGGGCTGGTTGGCGCGGCGGTGGTGCTCAACGTGTCGTGGTGGCTCGTAGTGCTGTCGCAGCTGGGTTATATTGTGGCCGGAACTTGTGGTCGGGCGTGGACGGGCTTCTCTTGGAAGGCCTTCCATAATCTTTGGGAGTTTGTTAAGTTGTCTCTTGCTTCAGCAGTCATGCTCTG TTTGGAAGTGTGGTATTTTATGGCCTTGATTCTCTTTGCTGGGTACCTACCCAATGCAGAAGTTTCTGTGGATGGCCTATCCATATG CATGAACATCTTGGGATGGACAGTCATGGTGTCTCTAGGCATGAATGCAGCAATAAG TGTAAGAGTGTCGAATGAACTAGGAGGAGGACACCCAAGAACAGCAAAGTTCTCACTAGTAGTGGCTGTGATATCATCCTTTTTCGTCGGTGTTCTCATTTCCGTCATCCTCATCATCTTCAGAAACCAATATCCCGCCTTGTTTTCAAGCGATTCGGAAGTGCAGGCTCTCGTGAAGCAGCTTACGCCTTTGCTGGCAACCTGCATTGTCATCAACAACATTCAGCCTGTATTATCTGGTGTTGCAATTGGAGCAGGATGGCAAGCTGTTGTGGCCTATGTGAACATAGCATGTTACTATGTAGTTGGGGTACCTTTGGGTTTACTCTTTGGGTACTACTTTGACTGGGGTGTTGAG GGTATCTGGAGTGGAATGCTGATAGGGACATGCATCCAAACTATTGTCCTTTTCATCATGATTTATAGGACCAACTGGAGCAAAGAG GCTTCTATAGCAGAAGACAGGATAAAGAAATGGGGAGGCCAATCAGACAATCCCATTGACAAGGAGAGCAACATTGCAACAACATAG
- the LOC133710691 gene encoding uncharacterized protein LOC133710691, producing the protein MIDELRQAQDLWRAAMTKSKGKAKKDDFISLECYEIVKGFQQFDDIPNHSSSAGETSRGGTERMHTQQSVPDSHVQLDIDADEVNADATPNPSVRPQGNKAAKEALRKRKKTSNDSSPLTAAVETIATNQTSMLSAKEKRDEEYVRHLRDQQQRD; encoded by the exons Atgattgatgag CTACGTCAAGCACAAGATTTGTGGAGAGCTGCGATGACCAAATCGAAAGGAAAAGCAAAAAAAGATGATTTCATTAGTTTAGAATGTTACGAGATTGTTAAGGGGTTTCAACAATTTGATGACATTCCAAACCATTCCTCTTCGGCTGGAGAAACCTCCAGGGGAGGAACTGAACGGATGCACACACAACAATCCGTTCCTGATTCTCATGTCCAGTTGGACATAGATGCAGATGAGGTAAATGCCGATGCAACTCCCAATCCTTcggtgaggcctcaaggaaacaaggctgccaaagaagctcttcggaaaagaaagaaaacatctAATGATTCCAGTCCTCTGACAGCCGCTGTGGAGACTATAGcaaccaaccaaacatcaatgttGTCTGCCAAGGAGAAACGTGATGAGGAATATGTTCGACATCTCCGTGACCAACAACAACGAGATTAA
- the LOC133711162 gene encoding uncharacterized protein LOC133711162 has protein sequence MKTSHRKTVGERDDDDARSVNSNSSVFVGKCLVKGSLSSILRSIFDKYGDVVASYQLESIVIRSYYLECVCYVVQELKCPSLMQLTESKVKELSTMLKDVESSGMDVGWRRLMLEFAEFIDLVSQHRAFKLEKANCDHDNESLRKELESQMEALALKEKEVVDAKKQLSETRAYLRELELKSSILSKTARLVNL, from the coding sequence ATGAAAACTTCCCATCGTAAGACTGTAGGTGAGAGAGATGATGACGATGCACGATCTGTTAATTCTAATTCCAGCGTTTTTGTGGGAAAGTGCCTTGTGAAAGGAAGCTTATCTTCCATTCTCCGGTCAATCTTTGACAAGTACGGTGATGTAGTAGCAAGCTATCAATTGGAATCAATTGTCATTCGCTCTTATTACCTCGAGTGTGTCTGTTATGTGGTTCAAGAGTTGAAATGCCCTTCGCTGATGCAGCTGACAGAGTCAAAAGTCAAAGAATTGTCGACTATGCTCAAGGATGTAGAATCTTCAGGAATGGATGTTGGTTGGCGACGCCTCATGCTCGAATTTGCAGAATTCATTGATCTCGTGAGTCAGCATCGAGCATTCAAACTAGAAAAGGCCAACTGTGATCACGACAACGAATCATTAAGGAAAGAACTAGAATCCCAAATGGAGGCCTTGGCTCTAAAAGAAAAGGAGGTTGTTGATGCCAAGAAGCAACTTTCTGAAACTAGAGCCTATCTGAGAGAGCTTGAGCTCAAATCATCTATTTTGAGTAAGACTGCTAGGCTTGTTAATTTGTAG
- the LOC133708780 gene encoding amine oxidase [copper-containing] zeta, peroxisomal-like — protein sequence MAPTQEKATPPCCPSPPPPPLSSKPILQLRTASSDPAQDPISTRPSVPPPLIRPLDTTSANTAAAKGLPVMLRAQSSHPLEPLSAAEISVAVATVRAAGATPEVRDSMRFVEVALVEPDKRVVALADAYFFPPFQPSLLPRTKGGPMIPSKLPPRQARLVVYNKKSNETSVWVVELSEVHAATRGGHHRGKVISSKVVPDVQPPMDAMEYAECEAVVKDHPPFRDAMKKRGIEDLDLVMVDPWCAGYHSEADAPSRRLAKPLIFCRTESDCPMENGYARPVEGIHVLVDMQNMVVLEFEDRKLVPLPPADPLRNYTPGETRGGVDRSDVKPLKIVQPEGPSFRVNGHFVEWQKWNFRIGFTSREGLVIYSAAYIDGSRGRRPVAHRLSFVEMVVPYGDPNDPHYRKNAFDAGEDGLGKNAHSLKKGCDCLGYIKYFDAHFTNFTGGVETIENCVCLHEEDHGILWKHQDWRTGLAEVRRSRRLTVSFICTVANYEYGFYWHFYQDGKIEAEVRLTGILSLGALQPGETRKYGTTIAPGLYAPVHQHFFVARMDMAVDSKPGETFNQVVEVNVKVEEPGKNNVHNNAFYAEEKLLKSELQAMRDCNPLSARHWIVRHTRNVNRTGQLTGYKLVPGSNCLPLAGSEAKFLRRAAFLKHNLWVTSYARDEMYPGGEFPNQNPRIGEGLATWVQQDRSLEEADIVLWYVFGVTHIPRLEDWPVMPVEHIGFTLMPHGFFNCSTAVDVPPNTCEMDLKENEMAAKPIQNGLIAKL from the exons ATGGCCCCAACTCAGGAAAAAGCGACGCCTCCATGTTGCCCGAgccctccacctccacctctaTCCTCCAAACCCATTCTCCAGCTTCGAACCGCCTCCTCCGATCCGGCCCAGGATCCGATCTCAACCCGACCCTCCGTCCCGCCGCCCCTCATCCGACCCCTCGACACCACCTCAGCCAACACCGCTGCCGCCAAAG GCCTCCCAGTCATGTTGAGGGCTCAATCCAGCCATCCCTTGGAGCCTTTATCTGCCGCTGAAATCTCGGTAGCCGTGGCCACTGTCAGGGCAGCTGGAGCAACCCCTGAG GTGAGGGATAGTATGCGCTTTGTTGAAGTAGCTTTGGTAGAACCAGATAAGCGTGTTGTTGCATTGGCAGATGCGTATTTCTTCCCTCCTTTCCAGCCATCATTGCTTCCCAGAACAAAAGGAGGACCTATGATTCCTAGTAAACTTCCTCCGAGGCAAGCGAGGCTTGTAGTTTATAACAAAAAGTCAAATGAGACGAGTGTTTGGGTTGTTGAGCTATCGGAAGTTCATGCTGCAACTCGAGGTGGTCACCATAGGGGTAAAGTCATCTCATCCAAAGTTGTTCCAGATGTTCAGCCTCCCATG GATGCTATGGAATATGCTGAATGTGAAGCTGTTGTAAAGGACCATCCTCCATTTCGGGATGCAATGAAGAAGAGGGGTATTGAAGATTTGGACCTCGTAATGGTGGAtccatg GTGCGCAGGATATCACAGTGAGGCTGATGCTCCTAGCCGCAGGCTTGCTAAACCACTTATCTTCTGTAGAACTGAGAGTGATTGCCCTATGGAAAATGGTTATGCTCGTCCAGTGGAAGGAATCCATGTACTAGTTGATATGCAAAATATGGTTGTTCTGGAGTTTGAAGACCGTAAACTTGTTCCCCTGCCTCCTGCTGATCCTTTGAGAAATTATACTCCTGGTGAAACACGAGGAGGTGTTGATCGAAGTGATGTGAAACCCCTAAAGATAGTTCAGCCTGAAGGGCCAAGTTTTCGTGTTAATGGGCACTTTGTTGAATGGCAGAAG TGGAATTTCCGTATTGGCTTTACTTCGAGGGAAGGTTTGGTTATCTACTCTGCTGCTTATATTGACGGTAGTCGAGGCCGGAGGCCTGTGGCCCACAGGTTAAGTTTTGTTGAGATGGTGGTTCCTTATGGAGATCCAAATGATCCCCACTACAGGAAAAATGCATTTGATGCTGGGGAAGATGGGCTGGGTAAAAATGCACATTCTCTTAAAAAG GGTTGTGATTGTTTAGGTTATATCAAGTACTTTGATGCACACTTTACAAATTTCACTGGGGGTGTTGAAACAATTGAGAATTGTGTTTGCTTGCATGAGGAGGATCATGGAATATTATGGAAGCATCAGGATTGGAGAACAGGTTTAGCAGAAGTTCGACGGTCTAGAAGGCTGACGGTGTCTTTTATCTGTACAGTAGCTAACTATGAGTACGGATTTTACTGGCATTTTTATCAG GATGGGAAAATTGAAGCTGAGGTGAGACTTACAGGAATTCTAAGCTTAGGTGCGCTTCAACCAGGAGAAACCCGAAAGTATGGTACAACTATTGCACCTGGACTATATGCTCCTGTACATCAACACTTTTTTGTTGCTCGTATGGACATGGCAGTTGATAGTAAGCCTGGTGAAACTTTTAATCAG gTGGTTGAAGTAAATGTTAAAGTTGAAGAACCAGGAAAGAACAATGTTCATAACAATGCATTCTATGCTGAGGAGAAACTTCTGAAATCAGAATTGCAAGCAATGCGTGATTGTAATCCTTTATCTGCTCGCCATTGGATT GTTAGGCACACAAGAAATGTCAATCGGACAGGACAGCTAACAGGTTACAAGCTGGTACCAGGTTCAAATTGTTTACCATTAGCTGGTTCTGAGGCAAAGTTTCTGAGAAGAGCTGCTTTTTTGAAGCATAATCTTTGGGTCACGTCTTATGCACGTGATGAAATGTATCCTGGAGGAGAATTTCCTAATCAAAATCCACGTATTGGGGAGGGATTAGCCACTTGGGTTCAGCAAGATCGGTCTCTGGAAGAAGCTGACATTGTTCTTTG GTATGTATTTGGAGTGACCCACATTCCTCGACTGGAAGACTGGCCGGTCATGCCTGTGGAACATATTGGTTTTACGCTCATG CCACATGGTTTCTTTAACTGCTCAACGGCAGTGGACGTCCCTCCGAATACATGTGAGATGGACCTCAAGGAAAATGAGATGGCTGCAAAACCTATTCAGAATGGTCTTATAGCCAAGCTGTGA